The genomic stretch TAATGAACAAGAAGAATTATTTGAACGTATTTTGAGTGGACAATACGAATTTACATCACCCTATTGGGATACGATATCGGATTCCGCAAAGCAACTTATCTCGAATATGCTGCAGGCACAGCCAGAATTACGTTTCAGTGCGGAAGATGTGCTAGATCATCCATGGCTCGCGGTAACTGTCACTGACATACAACATTATTATTGTACTACTTCACAAGTTAGAAAAATCACCGCGTTACCGCACCCGCATGGCTTAAAATTCCTCTCTCACTTCCTCATAGTAACTGAAGATAAGTTTATTGGGTGGTTTATTACACGACACGTTAGCTATCGCATTTATTGTTTTGGGCACGATTTCTTCACTCCCACCAGCTCGTTGCGTTACATTACATAGGAAAAGAGTTCAGTGAGTTTATAAGTATAACGTTTAGAATTCTATTAATAAGTATAACTACAAACATActatagaattaattttataaattaaaaaaaaaaaaaaaaaaaaacgcgtattagtaatatttttatagagatgtaatttattaaaaaaaaatttaatatgatcATTTACTTCATGCGCTGAACAAAATTTCCATGTTACAAGCGTACGATTGGATACCTATTTGCTTCCTTCACGCTTTGTCggctttatttaaaacacaAGACTCAGAAAGCTTCTGTAGTGGTTTGCTGTATCTGTAGCagtgctttttcttttcttttgtccCACCTCTGTATATCAGCAGAGCTTTCTAGGAGGCGAGCAGAccgcaacaacagcagcagccaCCGacacatcggcggagcaataCTGGAATCAGCAGTGTAAGCCGATAAGATTGGCCACCTTTGAATTCGATTTCAAAAAGCAACGTAATCAGCGACAGGATGACGATACCACGACGAGAGCTGAATGGAAAAGTGATCATCGCAACACATCGGAGTTTATCAACGCCCAGAAAAAATCGGATGAACAAAATCGCGACGAAATCGATTTTGCCAACGGTAATGGCAACGAAAATGATTTAGTGTCTCTTAGTTTCGACTGTCTGAAAGACATTAATAGTTTGAGCCGGTCAATGCATGATTTAATAGATAATTTGAACGATAACAGAATAATGCGACGCCGCCTCGAATCGCAAAGTGCTACTTCATCGCTCAATAGCATTCCAGAGAATTTTAATGTATGCAATTATCGCAGTAACTCACCAATTTGTGGCGAAACCGCCGAAAAAGTAGTCACGACTTCCAAAAATCATCAAGGTGATCAGAAAAACGGAAACTCAATGCAAGAATCAGAACACCTTTACTCGTATTGCGGAACACCAAAgtcaaagaataaattaataaatcggcAAAATAAATGCAACCAGAAGAATATCTATGAAATAAATTGTGAAAGGAGATTTGACAGTGATGATTTTCGCAATAGCAATGCGACTGCATCGACATCGAGCAACAGCCTGTCTTGTGATAGTTTAACCGGTAATGATATTGAGACTTCTGATAGTTTTGTAAATATTCAATTTGCTCGATTGGCATGCGGGCAAAAATCAAGCTCGACGCAAAGCATGGAATCAACTGACAGCTTCGAGAATGTGAGTTTTCAGTACACGAATCGGAATAATTGTGTTAAAGATCATTCATTACATATTTCTTCGAAGCTCGCGAATAATAAAGATCAGAATACATCTGCGAGAATATTACAGACTCAAATAGCTGTGTTAAATACGTTAAGACCacttaaattaaacaatcaaTCTGGTAAAAAGAACTGTAGTGGACCTTTTAACAAGATTCAAGAAGTgaataaatgtacaaaaaatgaGCCGGTAAAGCTACggcatgaaaaatatattaataggAAGACTCAGATAGATTCTAAAAATGTTAAGAGTAAAAGACATAGTTGCTTTTCTCCATGTACAACGAGGAGATCGCCTGAGGAAGTTGGTAAAAGTGGCGGTACTAATAAAGTCACAACGCGGAAATTTAGTTCGACAGATGAATTGCGTGATGAAATAAGGCAGACGTGTCCGACAGCAAGATCAAAGCGGTTTAGCCTATATTATACACCGCAGCCGTTGAGGAAAACATATGAAAGTGAAACGAAGACCGGAAGAACCACGTACAAGATGACTGATCGTATTCAGCGATCTGAGATGAACAAGGGAAAAGACGGTGAGGAGTTGGGAAAAATAGATAGGAGCCGGAGATCAGTGATTGACGCCTCGACGGTCGCTAGCAGGAGTAAATCCAACAAGCAAAATGTTATCGTGAGACCAAATAGCATATTAAGAACGAAGTGATAATGAGTAGTAAAGAATTCAGGTGAGATTCGTTAAGGAGATGGACATTGACGTATGACTAGTTCGCCAAAATAGCTAAGTGTAGAAGCTAAactatttaaagaaaagagttactgggattaattaaaatcattaagCTGGTTGACATTTGCGTAGCAATTGAACAAACAAACcttattaagataaaaaattatttttaatttatgttaatttatgttgaaaaaaagttttgtaacacttcgaataaaattaaattgaaattacgaAGAATTAAGTAGAATGATAGGAGGAGGAAAAATTCGGCACTAGAAAGAAGGACactaaatattttgcaaagatAGAAACaatcttatattatttacattttgaattttctgaattaaaaattaatacaatggtgcaaaaactttttttaatttacataaatttcaataaaatttttatcactgttgaaaattaaaagttgagaAAGACCaaagacaaatatataaacaaagtgcaaaacatttttaagaataaagcttaattaaaactcatcagaaaaaaaaaaaattatacttaccAGTATTAACTTCTAGAGTTAATCTGAAAGAATTACTAGTTATTAAAATCCCGATTGTAATTTATCCTTGTTTTAGTTATTATCTTTTTAGTTAGAGTAtgattaatatgtaattaattttgcgcgaTAGTAAGTGCTAATGACAATGTAACCAATCCGTAATCGTCTAGGATTGGAAGTTAATTGTGTCACCAAACGCGAGATAGCAGTAGATCATTAACGAATAATGACGATGGCGAGGAAAATGGACGAGTTTGAAATTAAGAACAAAACAAGACATGCCAAATGCATTTAagtagattattttatatcggaTGTTTATGTAAGAATAGTTGTAGGTAAATCGCAAATAAGCCAAGTATTTAATCGACCCTTTCGGTTCCACGCGAAAGAGgctttaacaaaatatatattaactaaagtaaaaattatatatatatctataaataTCATGGCGATTCTTAActtatttattgatatttgCATATCTTGTCTTAAAGAAAACTTGCTATTTTAAGTGCGAATTACAGTGAGTAGTTGGAGTGCAATGTAGGATCGAAAGGGTTCAGGTAGAGAATAGTGACTAGAAGAATAAGAATTCATTTTCGAGCGATTAATGATTAGTGATTAGCGATTGGTATTAATAACGTAAGAATTTTCATAATGAAAGACAAAGAGCGATGAACTAAGCGATTTTGGAATGCTGGTAAAGCGTAGTGCACATTGAACTTATTCAAGGGAAGGCgagaagataattatttttataaacaaatcGTATTAGCAATAAGATGCGACACTGAAAAATTGACGAACGAATGTATGCGCtgcagaaaaagaaagataactattgttaaaattatttttgtcggTATTGATATGGCACGAGTAAAAATTCAGTGTTCTTTTTAGGAAATTAGATAAATCGGCCAGtttcatctattttttaagtataactttatatgaaaatgaagactaaaagagaatttttcttGTGGCTTAAGATACTCTTAATGGATTACCATTTTCTATCGAAGAAGTGTTGCCATTGAATAGATCCCCTGTTTGAAGTAATAAGAacacaaaagttttttttagattaaacctatcgaaattaatatgtatacatatataaaactttacaTTTGTAAATATCGAATAGATTTGTTTCTTGAAATCTTTTGATCAAGTCTTGTTAAAGCTTCGTTAATTGTCAGACAATTGTCAGAATTAAAACATCAATCACGTTTTTCGTTGCTCGATTGCTGTTAACTTGTAATCTTACTTTTACTGCAGCGATTCTTGATGATTATTATATCACACACATGTGATGTCTGTcgtgtacataattttaatgacgTGTGTGTAAGGATTGACTACTTGTAAAACGATATCGTTACTGTGATTCGTTCGTTCGTCATTCATTTatatgcgttttttttttcttttagcgcGAATCCCAATTTTAGGAATTTGTTaatggtaataataataatttttttttgtttctcgttcttgttttgttttattattcttaatgTTGTAATAAGGATACCGATCTACACgcaatttatgataatttataGGTTTTAAATGTGATTTACGCcaaaaattaaagatgcaTATTGTGAATTTAgctatttatattatatattattattatattatatacactctcttacacacacatacacacaaacatatatatgtatacatagatataatattcgtataaaagtaaatttctctctctctcatgtAACTCCACTTTCTAAATTGCATTGTATATCAACTGTGTATCTGTTCGATTGCGACTTGCAAaacatttgaaaattattaattaaatgtgagAATGCAACACCAAACCACAAGTATTTAGTCTAATACATTATtagttaattttatgtttattttctgaaaaatgACGGCACTggtatattaaaacattacgTTTGATGAAACttatactaaaaaatataattattaaatttcatggCTGTCACATCTTGAATCTTTAGTCCCGCCATCATTTCCACTCTAATTGTCTACCTAAAATCatccaattaaatattaatcaaaagaAAGACGATTAATAAAGACAATTGAttcaattatacatatatatgattaaataaaattttaagttgtgcagaaataaatcatataatttaacgGTCTGCCGTTTGCACCGACCGTGTTGATTGGTTGTAAAATagtaaatttaagaatatgtaaaaattttctagctcACGGCCAATCAGCGTGCTCAAAAAAGTTGTGGTACCCCGTGGGCACAGCTCGCGCGATTTCAACTGCTCAACTTCACTCCAATCATGGCGCACTTTTTCGGTGAACGTCGCCGGTTTCGGTCCCGCATTTCGTATCGCGATAAACGTGTTAACTTTTCGCGTTCGAGACTAATATGTGCGCCACATGATTGCCGAGGGTGCCGGGAGTACGGGGATATGGGGGATCGTCGAGACGTTCGGGTAGAGAGACATAATCGGGCGAAACATTTTCGGGGTCGCGGATCGTGCGAGGGAGTAAAGTGTTCCGTGCCAATGGCGGCGGAAGGACACCGGGAAAATGGCGGACGGGGTCCGATGACGACGAGATCGCGGCGGCGTAGACCTCACACCCATACTATACCGCAGAAACGCGTCACCTTGCCCTTGAAAAGTATCAACACCGCTCGACGTCGTAGCACGGGGGTCATTCATTCCGAACATCACAAATTGAGCGAAACGATTGGGAAAGAGCGGAAGAGGTAACGGGAATTTGTCATAGAATTAATCTAGCACTTTTAAGTAAAAGCTCGAGGGGGGTTACGTCAGATTGCGCCGGATCGTAAACGTGATAGATCTAGAATGCACTTGGGTCCGCGCGGAACATCGGCTCGGGACAGTCGGGACTCGCGAGGTAAGGCGCATGTGTGGCAGTGTTCCCCTTCCCTTAGCCCCCACCATACTCTCCCGCGTGCAAGTCTACCGCTTGACGACGCACTGCACAGTTGGTAGTCGGCGCTCTCCGCATGTTGTTCCTAGTTCGAAAGTCGTGGCGCGCAATTCCGTCCCGGTCACGTTAACATTTTACATATCGAGGGCGCAAACCGTcccgctctctttctcgcgtgtGACATATCAGTGAGTGTGTGCTTCTTCCTCGTGACCACGGAGGCTGCAAAGGAGTACCTATCGGCGAGCCGCAGGATTTGCGTAGGACACGCATCGTGCACGAAGCCGCAATTGGATCACGTGAGTAcaattacgttttaattatatgccGCGGCGACGAATGCTTTTTCGTGTTGTATTGCCACATCGCACGCTGCGAGTAGTTTCGTAGAGGTGCTTGCTCGTTTAATTGTGTCTCGTCGACAAATGACGGAACGTCGGGCGATAGACATGTCACGTGGCGGTAGCTTCGGAATTTGGTAGCGGCGCGAATTTTCCGTGTGAACAAAatgctttttatttacttaGTGACGTTATCAATAAGTGGATAacaatttctataattaaaacggaAAAGTAGAATGGAAATGTTTGATTGAAATAGAAATACGTACGTTATTGCCCGacgttgatttaattttataaaagaatagttgcgatttttctaaaatatttcgcgtcgCTAAAATTACCGCTGCGAAATTGGCAgcgttgtaaaaataatatttttttcatcgtgCATtgtttatgttattttaagtTATATTGAATATCGTCGCTCGAATAAGAAACTACTCCAACCGATGTGTAATATTCCACGTGCGAAAATGGCAATTTTTCATGTTCAAATATTAACACGGCGCCGTTGTACATGCGCCCATATCACACcacgtaatttatattcaccGAGTTTACGAAAAACCTCACCCTCGTGGATTGGACGATAGCGCGAGGTAACATAATAATCATAACTGAAAATATCATGTGAGCACGAGGGCTCTAAATTGAATGTCGTATTATCCCTTTTCTCGTGCGCAATTtatacgaaaaagaaaatggcaAATATTGATTCGTTTTCCTAATCCTCTTACCGAAGtcgtaattctttttaaaataatgtagttCGGAGAGAGGGATTTAAAGTCCgtacacatatttttttttttaaataacacattttcaattaaaaataatttccacaagtggtatttttagaaaatttataattgcaaataaattttacagtaaTTGTTTGATCGGTTCAGAATCATTGAGATTAAttagtaacaaataaattgaGCCTCGAGAGATGAGCAGAGCGGAATTTGAGCTGCATTTGAtagtaaatttttacgaataatttttgaaagcAACCGCGATGTTAATGCGAAAGGTACGCGGTGACGTGGCAATTGCTACATTTGCAGAAACGTCACGTCAGGGAAGACGCGGTCGTTCAAGTAACTACCTACTGCAATTTGGCTAGCGCGGATAAGGGATTTCGTGGTATCGAAATTATTTGCCGTATCGGAACACCTGCCGCGATTATTATCGAAGCGTAACGGTATTTCTGCGATGCATACGCGTTCTGGCCGCCACCGCTAGACTTGGCGCTCAAACGCGCCGCTAATGATTGTCCCGCGAACGTTGCGTCACGAGGACGTTTCTCGAGGTCTTTCGATATACCCTGCACTCGGTGCTTGTATCTATCAATTTATGCTGTACGCAGATTTAACGGTCCGTAATTCCAGCCGCGGCGGCGAGTCCTCGTGCTTTTTACAAATCGTAGAAGGAGGtcgcgtattaaatttttattctgccTATCATTCGACAAccttaatattacaattagaTATTTTACTTCTCGATGCTTGagtgattatttatttttgcgcgagtcaaatttttcatttttatttattcaagtaatattttttatttatctcgacTTCGAGAAATCCGCGATAATGTTAGGACGCAAAATTGTGAAAGCGTGAATTATTTGCGTGGACGAAAAATTACCCcagacaattaattttctttattacggGAAAGTgaagatattttatacgtattatCTGGTCGCAGCGTACATAATTAAGCAACTGAGAGAACCGATGGGATTGCCAAATTTGGTAATTTCTGGCTGATGCGCTTTTGGTACCACATCGGTTGCATAATGTATCTGCATAAGCGCGATTACCTGATTTTGAATACTGAACATATTGCGTGCGTTTAATTTATCGccaacaaatttttctctttcgcaacTAAGTATTTTGTTTTCAAAGAAATTTGCATTCCGTAAATTTCAACAGAGCGCGTCAGGACGTCGAGTAATTTGACAAACGTTTgcaatataaaagtaaaatatttaacatagaTGGGTAATCAgaatattctattaataaataaaaaagtagatCGGATATCGGAAAAAAATTGAGCCTCGCTAACGCAGTAATCGATTC from Cardiocondyla obscurior isolate alpha-2009 linkage group LG12, Cobs3.1, whole genome shotgun sequence encodes the following:
- the LOC139107047 gene encoding serine/threonine-protein kinase GL21140 isoform X1, with the translated sequence MMEEPLSQGASPSNDDNFSAGGGGGGELNSTTIVSLDERILDVTSRHTLNIIRTPPTKKAKRVRFFRNGDKYYTGVVMAVTPERYRSFDSLATDLTRALVSNVTLPNGVRTIYTMNGRKVQSVGDLEDGKCYVVSGQGELFKKVEYSASKVRRGSSLSGLPQSPASSSGGGGTGRQTSAIPLCVKARIVTLIRHGTKPRKVMRLLLNKRNAPSLEHAMEAITEAVKLDTGAVRKVYTLSGQQVTSLEQFFENDDIFVAYGPEKSVQEDFELDFEESKCVQSFRRCPWSSKRQSGPMPRMPKKSGKKTLTPQVRTPSPSSLILPQPLRLHYTVGHIIGDGNFAIVRHCTHKSSGAEYAMKIVDKYKCQGKETMLASEVAILRQVCHPNIISLIAEQDTADQLFLVMELVKGGDLFDAIAASTKFSEAEASVMISHLTSALAYLHSHHIVHRDVKPENLLVEMDGSHVRCLKLGDFGLAQTVREPLYTVCGTPTYVAPEILAETGYGLKIDVWAAGVILYILLCGFPPFVSVDNEQEELFERILSGQYEFTSPYWDTISDSAKQLISNMLQAQPELRFSAEDVLDHPWLAQSFLGGEQTATTAAATDTSAEQYWNQQCKPIRLATFEFDFKKQRNQRQDDDTTTRAEWKSDHRNTSEFINAQKKSDEQNRDEIDFANGNGNENDLVSLSFDCLKDINSLSRSMHDLIDNLNDNRIMRRRLESQSATSSLNSIPENFNVCNYRSNSPICGETAEKVVTTSKNHQGDQKNGNSMQESEHLYSYCGTPKSKNKLINRQNKCNQKNIYEINCERRFDSDDFRNSNATASTSSNSLSCDSLTGNDIETSDSFVNIQFARLACGQKSSSTQSMESTDSFENVSFQYTNRNNCVKDHSLHISSKLANNKDQNTSARILQTQIAVLNTLRPLKLNNQSGKKNCSGPFNKIQEVNKCTKNEPVKLRHEKYINRKTQIDSKNVKSKRHSCFSPCTTRRSPEEVGKSGGTNKVTTRKFSSTDELRDEIRQTCPTARSKRFSLYYTPQPLRKTYESETKTGRTTYKMTDRIQRSEMNKGKDGEELGKIDRSRRSVIDASTVASRSKSNKQNVIVRPNSILRTK
- the LOC139107047 gene encoding serine/threonine-protein kinase GL21140 isoform X2: MMEEPLSQGASPSNDDNFSAGGGGGGELNSTTIVSLDERILDVTSRHTLNIIRTPPTKKAKRVRFFRNGDKYYTGVVMAVTPERYRSFDSLATDLTRALVSNVTLPNGVRTIYTMNGRKVQSVGDLEDGKCYVVSGQGELFKKVEYSASKVRRGSSLSGLPQSPASSSGGGGTGRQTSAIPLCVKARIVTLIRHGTKPRKVMRLLLNKRNAPSLEHAMEAITEAVKLDTGAVRKVYTLSGQQVTSLEQFFENDDIFVAYGPEKSVQEDFELDFEESKCVQSFRRCPWSSKRQSGPMPRMPKKSGKKTLTPQVRTPSPSSLILPQPLRLHYTVGHIIGDGNFAIVRHCTHKSSGAEYAMKIVDKYKCQGKETMLASEVAILRQVCHPNIISLIAEQDTADQLFLVMELVKGGDLFDAIAASTKFSEAEASVMISHLTSALAYLHSHHIVHRDVKPENLLVEMDGSHVRCLKLGDFGLAQTVREPLYTVCGTPTYVAPEILAETGYGLKIDVWAAGVILYILLCGFPPFVSVDNEQEELFERILSGQYEFTSPYWDTISDSAKQLISNMLQAQPELRFSAEDVLDHPWLASFLGGEQTATTAAATDTSAEQYWNQQCKPIRLATFEFDFKKQRNQRQDDDTTTRAEWKSDHRNTSEFINAQKKSDEQNRDEIDFANGNGNENDLVSLSFDCLKDINSLSRSMHDLIDNLNDNRIMRRRLESQSATSSLNSIPENFNVCNYRSNSPICGETAEKVVTTSKNHQGDQKNGNSMQESEHLYSYCGTPKSKNKLINRQNKCNQKNIYEINCERRFDSDDFRNSNATASTSSNSLSCDSLTGNDIETSDSFVNIQFARLACGQKSSSTQSMESTDSFENVSFQYTNRNNCVKDHSLHISSKLANNKDQNTSARILQTQIAVLNTLRPLKLNNQSGKKNCSGPFNKIQEVNKCTKNEPVKLRHEKYINRKTQIDSKNVKSKRHSCFSPCTTRRSPEEVGKSGGTNKVTTRKFSSTDELRDEIRQTCPTARSKRFSLYYTPQPLRKTYESETKTGRTTYKMTDRIQRSEMNKGKDGEELGKIDRSRRSVIDASTVASRSKSNKQNVIVRPNSILRTK